The following coding sequences lie in one Marinihelvus fidelis genomic window:
- the tpiA gene encoding triose-phosphate isomerase: MRKIMVAGNWKMHGSMSMVETLLGGVIDGLDDTMPVDVAVFPPAPYLPQVQAMANGSRVAWGGQTLNPNEQGAYTGEVSGAMLVDFGCRYVLVGHSERRTLFGESDADVAERFEAAQRDGLVPVLCIGETQAQREAGETEAVVAAQIDAVLDRCGIAAFDQALVAYEPVWAIGTGLTATPEQAQDVHAFIRDKLSALDGRIGGQIRILYGGSVKSSNAADLFARDDIDGALVGGASLTAGDFLGICRGAS, translated from the coding sequence ATGCGAAAGATCATGGTAGCGGGTAACTGGAAGATGCATGGTTCGATGTCCATGGTCGAGACCCTGCTGGGCGGGGTGATCGATGGGCTGGATGACACCATGCCGGTGGACGTCGCGGTCTTTCCGCCGGCGCCATACCTGCCGCAGGTGCAGGCCATGGCAAACGGTTCACGGGTGGCCTGGGGTGGCCAGACGCTGAATCCCAACGAGCAGGGCGCCTATACCGGCGAGGTTTCCGGCGCCATGCTGGTCGATTTTGGCTGCCGCTACGTGCTGGTTGGGCATTCCGAGCGGCGCACGCTGTTCGGCGAGAGCGACGCAGATGTCGCCGAGCGTTTCGAGGCCGCGCAGCGCGATGGCCTGGTGCCGGTGCTGTGTATCGGTGAAACGCAGGCGCAGCGCGAGGCCGGTGAAACCGAGGCCGTGGTGGCCGCGCAGATTGATGCGGTGCTGGATCGCTGCGGCATCGCCGCCTTTGACCAGGCACTGGTGGCCTATGAGCCGGTGTGGGCGATTGGCACCGGCCTGACCGCAACGCCGGAGCAGGCGCAGGATGTTCACGCATTTATACGTGACAAATTGTCGGCGTTGGATGGTAGAATAGGCGGTCAAATTCGGATTTTGTACGGCGGCAGCGTGAAATCGTCCAATGCCGCCGATTTGTTTGCACGGGATGACATTGACGGCGCCCTGGTGGGCGGCGCATCGCTGACGGCCGGGGACTTCCTGGGGATCTGCCGCGGCGCGTCCTGA
- the secG gene encoding preprotein translocase subunit SecG, with the protein MQVLNIFHVLVAIAMVAFILVQRGPGATAGAAFGSGASGTVFGSRGAGSFLSRSTWILATLFCLISLVMAVIVSRDLSAPETDLGVVGRDAPAVEAPLESEPSTPVMGDPDTDLPSPGIEALSPAADDLPALEPEATESEAVEAADEDEATDS; encoded by the coding sequence ATGCAAGTACTCAACATTTTTCACGTGTTGGTGGCCATCGCCATGGTCGCCTTTATCCTGGTCCAGCGTGGCCCCGGCGCGACCGCCGGTGCGGCGTTCGGCAGCGGCGCATCCGGTACCGTTTTCGGTTCGCGCGGCGCGGGCTCTTTCCTGTCCCGTTCGACCTGGATTCTCGCCACCCTGTTTTGCCTGATCAGCCTGGTCATGGCGGTCATCGTTTCGCGTGACCTGTCTGCGCCCGAGACTGATCTTGGTGTTGTCGGCCGTGATGCGCCGGCGGTTGAAGCGCCGCTCGAGTCCGAGCCGTCGACCCCGGTAATGGGTGACCCCGACACGGACCTGCCGTCGCCCGGCATCGAAGCACTGTCCCCCGCGGCAGACGATCTCCCGGCGCTCGAGCCGGAAGCCACCGAATCCGAGGCCGTGGAAGCGGCTGACGAGGACGAGGCTACTGACAGCTGA
- a CDS encoding NADH-quinone oxidoreductase subunit A: MLAEYFPILLFIGISMALGIILVTIGGILGPRRPSAEKNSPYECGFEAFEDTRSQFDVRFYLVAILFIIFDLEIAFFVPWALALDTIGWNGFIAMMVFVLLLIVGFFVEWSRGALEWE; the protein is encoded by the coding sequence ATGCTTGCAGAGTACTTTCCAATCCTGCTGTTTATCGGTATTTCGATGGCGCTGGGTATCATCCTGGTGACCATCGGTGGAATCCTCGGGCCGCGACGGCCGAGCGCCGAGAAGAACTCGCCCTACGAGTGCGGGTTCGAGGCCTTCGAAGACACCCGCAGCCAGTTCGATGTCCGTTTCTACCTGGTCGCGATCCTGTTCATCATCTTTGACCTGGAAATCGCGTTTTTCGTTCCCTGGGCGCTGGCCCTGGACACGATTGGCTGGAACGGCTTTATCGCGATGATGGTGTTCGTGCTGCTGCTGATCGTGGGCTTTTTTGTTGAATGGTCACGGGGAGCACTGGAATGGGAGTGA
- a CDS encoding NuoB/complex I 20 kDa subunit family protein: MGVTDPGVVELNAVDDILRPNADTNPILSRGAVTTTLDSLINWARTGSMWPVTFGLACCAVEMMQAGAARYDLDRFGVIFRPSPRQSDVMIVAGTLCNKMAPALRKVYDQMPDPKWVISMGSCANGGGYYHYSYAVTRGCDRIVPVDVYVPGCPPTAEALIYGILQLQKKIRRTNTIAR, from the coding sequence ATGGGAGTGACAGATCCGGGCGTGGTCGAGCTCAATGCCGTGGATGACATCCTGCGGCCGAATGCCGACACCAACCCCATCCTGAGTCGCGGCGCGGTCACCACCACGCTCGATTCACTGATCAACTGGGCGCGCACGGGCTCCATGTGGCCGGTCACTTTCGGCCTGGCCTGCTGCGCGGTGGAAATGATGCAGGCGGGCGCGGCGCGCTACGACCTGGACCGTTTCGGCGTGATTTTCCGCCCCAGCCCGCGCCAGTCCGACGTCATGATCGTGGCCGGCACGCTGTGCAATAAGATGGCCCCGGCGCTGCGCAAGGTCTACGACCAGATGCCCGACCCCAAGTGGGTGATTTCCATGGGCTCCTGCGCCAACGGCGGCGGCTACTACCACTACTCTTACGCGGTGACCCGCGGCTGTGACCGGATCGTCCCCGTTGACGTCTACGTGCCCGGCTGCCCGCCTACCGCCGAGGCGCTGATCTACGGCATTCTGCAGTTGCAGAAGAAAATCCGTCGCACCAACACCATCGCTCGCTGA
- a CDS encoding NADH-quinone oxidoreductase subunit C, with translation MNASEFQVRLAELLGDTATINQDALGLVTVDVSAKHWLDTARTLRDHDELAFEQLIDLCGIDYLGYGQTEWETGDATSEGFSRGVEGMGPGRFRWREQPEAEEVENRFAVVVHLLSITHNRRLRLRTFAPDEGFPIVPSLVETWSSANWYEREAFDLYGIVFEGHPDLRRLLTDYGFSGHPFRKDFPLIGNVTVRYDEERGRVVYEPVEIEPRVLVPRVIREDSRYKADDIDQAADDAADDIAAEASD, from the coding sequence ATGAATGCATCTGAATTCCAGGTCCGGTTAGCCGAGCTGCTTGGCGATACCGCTACCATCAACCAGGACGCCCTGGGGCTGGTCACCGTGGACGTGTCCGCCAAGCACTGGCTGGACACCGCCCGCACGCTGCGTGACCACGACGAGCTCGCCTTCGAGCAGCTCATCGACCTGTGTGGCATCGACTACCTGGGCTACGGCCAGACCGAGTGGGAAACCGGTGACGCCACCAGCGAGGGCTTCAGCCGCGGTGTCGAGGGCATGGGTCCCGGCCGTTTCCGCTGGCGTGAACAGCCCGAAGCCGAAGAGGTCGAGAACCGTTTTGCCGTGGTCGTGCACCTGCTGTCGATCACGCACAACCGGCGCCTGCGCCTGCGCACCTTTGCGCCGGACGAGGGCTTTCCGATCGTGCCTTCGCTGGTCGAGACCTGGAGTTCCGCCAACTGGTACGAGCGCGAGGCCTTTGACCTGTACGGCATTGTTTTTGAAGGCCACCCGGACCTGCGCCGCCTGCTCACCGACTACGGTTTCAGCGGCCACCCGTTCCGCAAGGACTTCCCGCTCATCGGCAACGTCACCGTGCGTTACGACGAGGAGCGCGGCCGCGTGGTCTACGAGCCGGTCGAAATCGAGCCACGCGTACTGGTGCCGCGTGTAATCCGCGAGGACTCGCGCTACAAGGCCGACGACATCGACCAGGCGGCTGACGATGCCGCCGACGACATCGCCGCGGAGGCGAGTGACTGA
- a CDS encoding NADH-quinone oxidoreductase subunit D, producing MAEIRSYTMNFGPQHPAAHGVLRLVLEMDGETVVRADPHVGLLHRATEKLAETKPFNQSIGYMDRLDYVSMMCNEHAYVRAIEQLLGITPPVRAQYIRTMFDEITRLGNHLMWIGANGLDLGAMTVFLYAFREREATMDMYEAVSGARMHATYYRPGGVYRDLPDRMPKQKESPWTKGKDLKRANEWREGSLLDFVEAFTKDFFKKVDEYETLLTDNRIWKQRTVNIGVVSPERALQLGFTGAMLRGSGIEWDLRKKQPYAMYPEMDFDIPVGVNGDCYDRYLVRVEEMRQSANIILQCVDWLRANPGHVMLKNFKVIPPTREEMKDDMEALIHHFKLFTEGYCVPKGETYAAVEAPKGEFGCYLVSDGANKPFRAHFRAPGFAHLSAMDEMAKGHMLADVVALIGTQDIVFGEVDR from the coding sequence ATGGCTGAAATCCGCAGCTACACCATGAATTTCGGCCCGCAGCACCCTGCGGCGCACGGCGTGTTGCGCCTGGTCCTGGAAATGGACGGCGAGACCGTGGTCCGTGCCGACCCGCACGTGGGCCTGCTTCACCGTGCCACCGAGAAACTGGCCGAGACCAAGCCGTTCAACCAGTCGATCGGCTACATGGACCGTCTCGATTACGTTTCCATGATGTGCAACGAGCACGCCTATGTGCGCGCCATCGAGCAGCTGCTGGGTATCACGCCGCCGGTGCGTGCGCAGTACATCCGCACCATGTTCGACGAGATCACGCGCCTGGGTAACCACCTGATGTGGATCGGCGCCAATGGCCTCGACCTGGGCGCCATGACCGTGTTCCTGTACGCCTTCCGCGAGCGCGAGGCGACCATGGACATGTACGAGGCGGTGTCCGGCGCGCGCATGCACGCCACCTATTACCGCCCGGGCGGCGTCTACCGCGACCTGCCGGACCGCATGCCGAAGCAGAAAGAATCGCCGTGGACCAAGGGCAAGGACTTAAAGCGCGCCAACGAGTGGCGTGAAGGTAGCCTGCTGGACTTCGTCGAGGCCTTCACGAAGGACTTCTTCAAGAAGGTCGACGAGTACGAGACCCTGCTGACCGATAACCGGATCTGGAAGCAGCGCACCGTGAACATTGGCGTGGTGTCGCCGGAGCGGGCCCTTCAGCTGGGCTTTACCGGCGCCATGCTGCGCGGTTCCGGCATCGAGTGGGACCTGCGCAAGAAGCAGCCCTACGCCATGTACCCGGAGATGGATTTCGACATCCCGGTGGGCGTCAATGGCGACTGCTACGACCGCTACCTGGTCCGCGTCGAGGAGATGCGCCAGTCGGCGAACATCATCCTGCAGTGCGTGGACTGGCTGCGTGCCAACCCGGGCCACGTCATGCTGAAGAACTTCAAGGTCATCCCGCCCACGCGCGAGGAAATGAAGGATGACATGGAAGCGCTGATTCACCACTTCAAGCTGTTTACCGAGGGCTACTGCGTGCCGAAAGGCGAGACCTACGCCGCGGTGGAAGCGCCCAAGGGTGAGTTTGGCTGCTACCTGGTGTCCGACGGCGCCAACAAGCCATTCCGCGCGCATTTCCGCGCCCCCGGATTCGCCCACCTGTCCGCCATGGACGAGATGGCGAAGGGTCACATGCTGGCCGACGTGGTGGCGCTGATCGGCACCCAGGACATCGTATTCGGAGAGGTGGACCGCTGA
- the nuoE gene encoding NADH-quinone oxidoreductase subunit NuoE yields the protein MAHKAEFVEGKASLLTEKTRTAIDGWVARFPEDRKRSAVIQSLMAAQEQNGGWISNELVEAVADYLDLPPVWCAEVASFYSMFDREPVGRHKVNICTNISCWLNGAEGIVAHVENKLGVKLGETTADDRITLIREEECLAACCGAPMMVVDGHYHENLDPEKVDEILDGLK from the coding sequence ATGGCGCACAAGGCTGAATTTGTCGAGGGCAAGGCGTCCCTGCTCACGGAGAAAACCCGCACGGCCATCGACGGCTGGGTGGCGCGTTTCCCGGAAGACCGCAAGCGCTCCGCCGTGATCCAGTCGCTGATGGCGGCGCAGGAGCAGAACGGTGGATGGATCAGCAACGAACTGGTCGAGGCCGTGGCCGACTACCTGGACCTGCCACCAGTGTGGTGCGCGGAAGTCGCGAGTTTCTACTCCATGTTCGACCGCGAGCCGGTGGGCCGGCACAAGGTCAACATCTGCACCAATATCTCCTGCTGGCTGAACGGCGCCGAGGGCATCGTCGCCCACGTCGAGAACAAGCTGGGTGTGAAACTGGGCGAGACCACCGCTGACGACCGCATCACGCTGATCCGCGAGGAAGAGTGCCTGGCCGCCTGCTGCGGCGCGCCGATGATGGTCGTCGACGGCCACTACCACGAAAACCTCGACCCTGAAAAAGTCGACGAAATCCTGGACGGCCTCAAATGA
- the nuoF gene encoding NADH-quinone oxidoreductase subunit NuoF, whose amino-acid sequence MADHSVVFTTLDFDEPWTYENYLKVDGYQAWRKILEEKTPREEIIETVKASALRGRGGAGFPTGLKWSFMPRSAPVQKYILCNSDESEPGTCHDRDILRFNPHAVVEGMAIAGYAMGASVGYNYLRGEFHHEPWERFEAAVKEAYEAGLLGKNINGSGIDMDIHGALGAGAYICGEETALMESLEGKKGQPRFKPPFPANFGLYGKPTTINNTETLASVPSIMRKGADWFLEIGKPNNGGPKVFSVSGHVNKPGNFEIPLGTPFADLLEMAGGMRNGNAIKGVIPGGSSMPVLPGETMMGITMDYDALSKAGSGLGSGAVIVMDETTCMVRACTRISRFYHMESCGQCTPCREGTGWMHRVLQRIVDGKGRAEDLELLKSAAGQIEGHTICAFGEAAAWPVQGMLRHFWHEFEYYVEHGRSIVDGAGEKAA is encoded by the coding sequence GTGGCTGATCATAGTGTCGTTTTCACCACGCTCGATTTCGACGAGCCCTGGACCTACGAGAACTACCTGAAGGTCGACGGCTACCAGGCCTGGCGCAAGATTCTCGAAGAGAAGACCCCGCGCGAGGAAATCATCGAGACGGTCAAGGCCTCGGCCCTGCGCGGTCGTGGCGGTGCGGGTTTCCCCACCGGACTGAAGTGGAGCTTCATGCCGCGCTCGGCGCCGGTGCAGAAGTACATCCTGTGCAACTCGGACGAGTCCGAGCCGGGTACCTGCCATGACCGCGACATCCTGCGCTTCAACCCGCATGCCGTGGTCGAGGGTATGGCGATTGCCGGCTACGCCATGGGCGCCAGCGTGGGCTACAACTACCTGCGCGGCGAATTCCATCACGAACCGTGGGAGCGGTTCGAGGCGGCGGTGAAAGAGGCCTACGAGGCCGGCCTGCTGGGCAAGAACATCAACGGTTCCGGCATCGACATGGATATCCATGGCGCGCTGGGCGCCGGTGCCTACATCTGCGGCGAGGAAACCGCACTGATGGAGTCGCTGGAAGGCAAGAAGGGCCAGCCGCGCTTCAAGCCGCCGTTCCCGGCCAACTTCGGCCTGTACGGCAAGCCCACCACCATCAACAACACCGAGACCCTGGCCTCCGTTCCGTCGATCATGCGCAAGGGCGCCGACTGGTTCCTGGAGATCGGCAAGCCCAACAACGGCGGGCCGAAAGTGTTCTCCGTGTCCGGTCACGTCAACAAGCCGGGTAACTTCGAGATTCCGCTGGGTACGCCGTTTGCCGACCTGCTGGAGATGGCCGGCGGCATGCGTAACGGCAATGCCATCAAGGGCGTGATTCCGGGTGGTTCATCCATGCCGGTACTGCCCGGCGAGACCATGATGGGCATCACCATGGACTACGACGCGCTGAGCAAGGCCGGCTCCGGCCTGGGTTCCGGCGCCGTCATCGTCATGGACGAGACCACCTGCATGGTGCGCGCCTGCACCCGTATCTCGCGCTTCTATCACATGGAAAGCTGCGGCCAGTGCACGCCGTGCCGCGAAGGCACCGGCTGGATGCACCGCGTGCTGCAGCGCATCGTCGATGGCAAGGGCCGCGCCGAGGACCTGGAGCTGCTGAAATCAGCGGCCGGCCAGATCGAGGGCCACACCATCTGCGCCTTCGGTGAAGCCGCGGCCTGGCCCGTGCAGGGCATGCTGCGCCACTTCTGGCATGAATTCGAATACTACGTGGAGCACGGCCGGTCGATTGTCGACGGGGCCGGGGAGAAGGCCGCATGA
- the nuoG gene encoding NADH-quinone oxidoreductase subunit NuoG, translated as MSAVTGEQAVDMVNIEVDGIAMQVPKNSMIIEATDKAGINVPRFCYHKKLSIAANCRMCLVDVEKAPKPMPACATPVMEGMKVYTTSRRAIDAQHGVMEFLLINHPLDCPICDQGGECELQDLAMGYGRSVSRFTERKRVVKDKNIGPLVQTDMTRCIHCTRCVRFLDEVAGTCEMGGTGRGDRLEITSSIAGSIDSEMSGNIIDLCPVGALTNKPFRFSARAWELQSRPSTAAHDGLGSGIHFHVRRGKVMRAVPADRESVNETWLSDRDRYSHFGLYAEDRVLAPSVKRDGEWVEVTWDEAIEAAADALRGRAGDDIGVLMSPSAATEDYFLARRLADGLGTPHIDHRARECDFADDGARPSLFGAPLASIQNAKGILLVGCNARQEAPVLGHRVRQAWRAGASVFVVNPLDWNFHFDVAGKVIAAPQSLAGELAAVALAVAEASGQALPENLSTGDVTPGDAHRAIARGLADAEGGVVIVGHAAMAMADAARVRQLAAWVAEATGTALNLLPMGGNTAGAAAARALPGEGGLNARAMLESPRRAYLLWDVEPQADTFDPAVTGAALAAADKVVAVTSFAGGALRDAADVILPLTPWAETEGSLVSLDGLRVDVSPAGQAAGESRPGWKVLRRLGTALALEGFDHVNIAAVRADMDGHLAAPTAPGLSSITLPAPSVAAGMWRVGEVPMYSTDALCRRSAALQDTVHAEHGFVGLNPADAEALGLVDGGSARVAQGDAAVVLNVRVTDAVPANAAWVRASTPESAELGPVNGPITVSRPGGND; from the coding sequence ATGAGCGCCGTGACCGGAGAACAGGCCGTGGACATGGTCAACATCGAGGTCGACGGTATCGCCATGCAGGTGCCGAAGAACTCGATGATCATCGAGGCCACCGACAAGGCCGGCATCAACGTACCGCGGTTCTGCTACCACAAGAAACTGTCCATCGCGGCCAACTGCCGCATGTGCCTGGTCGACGTGGAAAAGGCACCGAAGCCGATGCCGGCCTGCGCCACGCCGGTCATGGAAGGCATGAAGGTGTACACCACCTCGCGCCGCGCCATCGACGCGCAGCATGGCGTGATGGAATTCCTGCTGATCAACCACCCGCTGGATTGCCCGATCTGCGACCAGGGCGGTGAGTGCGAATTGCAGGACCTGGCCATGGGCTACGGCCGATCGGTTTCACGTTTCACCGAGCGCAAGCGCGTGGTGAAAGACAAGAACATCGGTCCGCTGGTGCAGACCGACATGACCCGCTGCATCCATTGCACGCGCTGTGTGCGCTTCCTCGACGAAGTGGCCGGCACCTGCGAGATGGGTGGCACCGGGCGCGGCGACCGCCTGGAGATTACTTCCAGCATTGCCGGCAGCATCGACTCCGAGATGTCCGGCAACATCATCGACCTGTGCCCGGTGGGAGCGCTGACCAACAAGCCGTTCCGTTTTTCGGCGCGTGCCTGGGAACTGCAGTCACGCCCGTCCACGGCGGCGCATGACGGCCTGGGTTCCGGTATTCATTTCCACGTGCGCCGTGGCAAGGTCATGCGCGCCGTGCCGGCGGACCGCGAGTCCGTGAACGAGACCTGGCTGTCCGACCGGGACCGTTACAGCCACTTCGGCCTGTATGCCGAGGACCGGGTGCTGGCGCCGTCCGTCAAGCGCGACGGCGAGTGGGTGGAGGTGACCTGGGACGAGGCCATCGAGGCAGCCGCCGATGCGCTGCGTGGCCGTGCGGGTGATGACATCGGCGTGCTGATGTCGCCGTCAGCGGCCACCGAGGACTACTTCCTGGCCCGGCGCCTGGCCGATGGCCTGGGTACGCCGCATATTGACCATCGTGCGCGGGAATGTGATTTCGCCGACGATGGCGCGCGGCCGTCGCTGTTCGGCGCACCACTGGCCAGCATCCAGAACGCGAAGGGCATCCTGCTGGTGGGCTGTAACGCCCGCCAGGAAGCGCCGGTGCTGGGTCACCGTGTGCGCCAGGCCTGGCGCGCGGGTGCCTCGGTGTTCGTGGTCAACCCGCTGGACTGGAACTTCCATTTCGACGTCGCCGGCAAGGTCATTGCCGCGCCGCAGTCACTGGCCGGCGAACTGGCCGCGGTGGCACTGGCCGTGGCCGAGGCCTCGGGCCAGGCGCTGCCGGAGAACCTGTCGACGGGCGATGTCACCCCGGGTGACGCGCACCGCGCTATCGCCCGTGGCCTGGCGGACGCCGAAGGTGGCGTCGTGATCGTCGGTCACGCCGCCATGGCCATGGCCGACGCGGCCCGTGTGCGACAGCTGGCCGCCTGGGTGGCCGAGGCCACCGGCACCGCGCTGAACCTGCTGCCGATGGGCGGCAACACGGCCGGCGCCGCGGCCGCGCGGGCACTGCCCGGCGAGGGCGGCCTGAACGCCCGCGCCATGCTGGAGTCACCGCGCCGCGCCTACCTGCTCTGGGATGTCGAGCCGCAGGCCGACACCTTCGACCCGGCCGTTACCGGTGCTGCACTGGCCGCCGCGGACAAGGTCGTTGCGGTCACTTCGTTTGCCGGCGGCGCGTTGCGCGACGCCGCCGACGTGATCCTGCCACTGACGCCCTGGGCCGAGACCGAGGGCAGCCTGGTGAGCCTGGATGGCCTGCGCGTGGACGTCAGCCCGGCCGGCCAGGCCGCGGGCGAATCTCGCCCCGGCTGGAAGGTATTGCGTCGCCTGGGCACGGCCCTGGCGCTGGAAGGTTTTGATCACGTGAACATCGCCGCCGTGCGTGCCGACATGGACGGCCACCTGGCCGCGCCGACCGCTCCCGGCCTGTCCTCCATCACATTGCCGGCGCCATCCGTTGCCGCGGGCATGTGGCGTGTCGGCGAAGTGCCGATGTACTCGACCGACGCCCTGTGCCGCCGCTCCGCCGCATTGCAGGACACGGTCCACGCCGAGCACGGCTTCGTCGGCCTGAACCCGGCCGATGCCGAGGCGCTGGGCCTGGTTGACGGCGGCAGCGCCCGCGTCGCCCAGGGTGACGCCGCGGTGGTGCTGAACGTGCGCGTCACCGATGC